From Papaver somniferum cultivar HN1 unplaced genomic scaffold, ASM357369v1 unplaced-scaffold_99, whole genome shotgun sequence, the proteins below share one genomic window:
- the LOC113346222 gene encoding uncharacterized protein LOC113346222, which translates to MPITVANKPVLGNFLLLDCRAPYNEIVGRDWMHAIGAVTSSYHQCLKFVTSEGVVKSPLPPESYVGEDAVDPPTVEKLVEVHIGDEEHKSTFVRADLPAHECEGLITLLRANVDVFAWSFAEMYGIDPNVACHRLNIDEKFHLVRQKVRNMVQSKKYGVVVEIEKLLEAGFIRPVQYPRWLSNVVPVPQKNGKIRVCINFTDLNKSCLSDPYPLPRIRVLVDATSGYGRLSFMDGFSGYNQIPLFEEDQEHTAFVTDKGVYCYTVMPFGLKNAGTTYQHLVDDMFRDLIGKTMEVYIDDMVVKSKQKESHFIDLQKMFDILRGIEANPEQIRAIRDMPSPRTKKEFQKLAGRLTTLSHFILRSSNRFKPFFDVLRKAVNFGWTEECKRSFDEIKLYLSTPPVLVSSKTGQPVGVYLAATENAVSAILFVTEEHEKPVYFVSKSLTGAEIRTAEKGHALTTLLADFPVDDIEIVTEEEELLNKPEDSTTNRTGGESTIEVDTPEPLWTVFTNGSSKVSGSGVGCIIITPEGSRIEKATRLEFHASNNEAEYEAAIVGLKTVKQLDAKNVKLVTDSMLVVNHDHGWKHRHADALAYLSSVVDTDTTRFVVVDFQELPSISDSHFVLALEHASGGEKVTTSVQEDIGNTDNNMDVDIPEGDDSGNPTKNDSDWRQSYIRYLTASKLPEDEHLTSKAEEGQQILAEAHEGICGNHSGGRSIAHMILTQGNFWPYMQKDAKEYAQKCVPCQEHAPIPKRPANELRPVLSPWPFAKWGLDVVGPLPKVPGGVKLVLDATDYFTKWVEEVALIRNPTRVSVRQWQAVRLWSDQRILQEFEQSPQLLCSLLCSEQRAGEATNRVIMENLKKRLEKAKGKWTEEFPGVLWSYRTTPKRSTVFSPFTLTYGTEAVIPTEIHLKTTKTRAVKAGNNNSIMDLDKELLEEQRETALQ; encoded by the exons ATGCCGATTACAGTAGCAAACAAGCCTGTTCTGGGAAATTTTTTGTTGCTGGATTGTCGAGCACCCTACAATGAAATTGTAGGACGGGACTGGATGCATGCAATTGGTGCAGTCACTTCCTCATACCACCAGTGTCTGAAGTTCGTTACATCTGAAGGGGTCGTAAAG AGCCCTCTCCCGCCAGAGTCATATGTGGGAGAAGACGCGGTTGATCCTCCAACAGTCGAAAAACTGGTTGAAGTTCATATTGGGGATGAAGAGCATAAAAGCACATTCGTAAGGGCAGATCTACCCGCGCACGAATGTGAGGGTCTGATTACACTATTAAGGGCAAACGTTGACGTTTTCGCATGGAGTTTTGCTGAAATGTATGGAATAGATCCGAACGTAGCCTGTCACAGGCTAAATATCGATGAGAAGTTTCATCTAGTTCGTCAAAAAGTTAGGAATATGGTACAAAGCAAAAAATATGGAGTTGTTGTAGAAATCGAGAAGCTGTTGGAAGCAGGCTTTATTCGACCAGTACAGTATCCTCGCTGGTTGTCTAATGTCGTGCCCGTTCCACAGAAGAATGGTAAAATTCGTGTCTgtatcaattttactgatttaaaTAAATCATGTCTGAGCGATCCATACCCACTTCCGCGGATAAGAGTTTTGGTAGATGCTACCTCAGGGTACGggagactgtcattcatggatggtttctCAGGGTATAACCAGATACCTTTGttcgaagaagatcaagagcataccgcCTTTGTGACTGACAAGGGGGTTTACTGCTATACCGTGATGCCGTTCGGGCTAAAGAATGCAGGAACGACTTACCAACATTTGGTAGATGATATGTTCAGAGATCTGATTGGGAAGACGATGGAGGTATATATCGACGATATGGTAGTAAAATCTAAGCAAAAGGAGTCTCATTTTATCGATCTACAGAAGATGTTCGATATCTTGAG AGGAATAGAGGCGAATCCGGAGCAAATCAGGGCCATCAGAGATATGCCATCCCCAAGAACGAAGAAGGAGTTCCAGAAGCTAGCAGGGCGATTAACAACTTTAAGTCATTTCATTTTGCGTTCGTCAAATCGATTCAAGCCATTCTTTGACGTTTTGAGGAAAGCAGTGAACTTTGGTTGGACGGAAGAGTGCAAAAGATCTTTCGATGAAATCAAACTGTATTTATCTACTCCCCCAGTATTGGTGAGTTCAAAAACTGGGCAACCTGTCGGAGTTTATCTGGCTGCAACAGAGAACGCTGTAAGTGCAATACTATTTGTTACTGAAGAACATGAAAAACCTGTTTACTTCGTCAGTAAATCTTTGACGGGGGCGGAAATACG AACTGCAGAGAAGGGACACGCACTGACTACACTATTAGCAGATTTCCCTGTGGACGACATAGAAATAGTtaccgaagaagaagagttgTTGAACAAACCCGAAGATTCAACCACTAATCGGACTGGGGGCGAGTCCACTATAGAAGTCGATACACCTGAGCCACTATGGACTGTATTTACTAATGGGTCATCAAAGGTTAGTGGATCTGGTGTTGGTTGTATCATCATCACTCCTGAAGGTTCAAGGATCGAAAAAGCAACTAGATTGGAATTTCACGCATCAAACAATGAAGCTGAATATGAAGCAGCAATTGTCGGTTTAAAAACTGTCAAACAGTTAGATGCAAAGAACGTGAAGCTGGTCACTGATTCTATGCTAGTAGTCAATCA CGACCACGGTTGGAAACACAGGCACGCTGACGCTCTAGCATATCTTTCTTCCGTAGTCGACACCGACACCACTCGTTTTGTGGTAGTGGATTTCCAAGAGTTACCTAGCATCTCCGACAGCCACTTTGTTCTGGCTCTCGAACACGCTAGTGGGGGAGAGAAGGTAACTACATCAGTACAGGAAGATATCGGCAACACTGACAACAATATGGATGTAGACATCCCAGAGGGAGACGATTCAGGCAATCCTACTAAAAACGATTCTGATTGGCGTCAATCTTATATTAGGTATTTGACAGCCAGTAAACTCCCAGAGGATGAGCATCTCACTTCAAAG GCAGAGGAAGGACAACAGATATTGGCGGAGGctcatgaaggaatatgtggcaaCCATTCTGGAGGGCGCAGTATCGCACACATGATACTTACTCAGGGGAacttctggccatacatgcaGAAAGATGCTAAAGAGTACGCGCAAAAGTGTGTGCCATGCCAAGAGCACGCTCCAATTCCTAAAAGGCCTGCCAATGAACTACGTCCAGTTTTAAGTCCCTGGCCATTCGCTAAGTGGGGACTAGACGTCGTCGGACCACTCCCCAAAGTTCCTGGAGGAGTGAAATTAGTTTTGGATGCTACTGattattttaccaaatgggtcgAGGAAGTGGCGCTG ATCCGGAATCCAACACGAGTTAGTGTCAGACAATGGCAAGCAGTTCGACTCTGGAGTGATCAAAGAATTCTGCAAGAATTTGAGCAATCGCCACAACTTCTCTGCTCCTTATTATGCTCAGAGCAACGGGCAGGGGAAGCAACCAATCGTGTTATTATGGAAAATCTCAAGAAAAGGCTGGAGAAGGCGAAAGGAAAATGGACAGAAGAGTTCCCAGGAGTCTTATGGTCTTATCGAACGACCCCAAAAAGATCCACTGTATTTTCCCCATTCACACTGACTTATGGTACAGAAGCAGTCATACCCACTGAGATACATCTGAAGACTACCAAGACCCGTGCTGTCAAAGCTGGAAACAACAACAGCATAATGGATTTGGATAAAGAGTTGTTggaagaacaaagagaaacagCCTTGCAGTAA